A genomic segment from Diceros bicornis minor isolate mBicDic1 chromosome 5, mDicBic1.mat.cur, whole genome shotgun sequence encodes:
- the LOC131405537 gene encoding olfactory receptor 4F15-like encodes MNGSNHSVVAEFVFLGLSNSWEIQLFLFFFSCLFYMSSMMGNLLIVVTVTSDPFLQSPMYFLLANLSIIDMTFSSIAAPKMICDLFRKWKVISFGGCIAQIFFSHAIGGTEMVLLIAMAFDRYVAICKPLHYPTIMSPRMCILILVFAWTIGFIHSLAQLAFMVNLPFCGPNELDSFYCDIPQLIKLACTDTYKLEVVIIANSGFISLGSFFLLIFSYIFILATLRKHSLSGSSKALSTLSAHIIVVVLFFGPLFFFYMWPLPSTHLDTFLAIFDAVLTPFLNPVIYTFRNREMKKAMRRVFIQFMGFRKKSLNGFIEAQNFQVTIDKFSVPNSQFS; translated from the coding sequence ATGAATGGATCCAACCACTCTGTGGTGGCTGAGTTTGTGTTCCTGGGACTCTCCAATTCCTGGGAGatccagctttttctttttttcttttcttgtcttttctataTGTCTAGTATGATGGGAAACCTCCTTATAGTGGTCACCGTGACCTCCGACCCTTTCTTACAGTCCCCTATGTATTTTCTGTTAGCCAATCTCTCAATCATTGACATGACATTTTCCTCTATTGCAGCACCTAAGATGATTTGTGATCTTTTCAGGAAGTGGAAAGTCATCTCTTTTGGGGGCTGTATAGCTCAGATCTTCTTTAGCCATGCTATTGGAGGCACTGAGATGGTGTTACTCATCGCCATGGCCTTTGACAGATATGTGGCCATATGTAAGCCTCTCCATTACCCGACCATCATGAGCCCACGAATGTGcattttgattttagtatttgcCTGGACCATTGGTTTCATTCACTCATTGGCCCAATTAGCTTTTATGGTAAACTTGCCCTTCTGTGGCCCTAATGAATTAGATAGCTTTTACTGTGACATACCTCAGCTCATCAAACTTGCTTGCACAGATACCTATAAACTGGAGGTCGTGATCATTGCTAATAGTGGGTTCATTTCCTTGGGTTCTTTCTTCTTGCTCATCTTCTCTTACATCTTCATCCTGGCCACTCTTCGGAAACACTCCTTAAGTGGTTCATCCAAGGCTCTTTCTACTCTATCAGCTCATATTATTGTGGTGGTTTTATTCTTTGGTCCACTGTTTTTTTTCTATatgtggccccttccttcaacACATCTGGATACATTTCTAGCCATATTTGATGCAGTTTTAACTCCTTTTCTAAATCCAGTAATTTACACATTTAGGAACAGAGAGATGAAGAAAGCAATGAGGAGAGTGTTCATTCAGTTTATgggttttagaaaaaaatcactaaatggCTTTATTGAAGCACAAAATTTCCAGGTGACTATTGATAAATTTTCTGTCCCTAATAGCCAATTCTCATGA